A genome region from Sphingobium sp. CR2-8 includes the following:
- a CDS encoding CopG family ribbon-helix-helix protein encodes MVKAAVFTMKLESDLRDEFMAEADALHRPASQLVRELMRDFVDRQRHARDHADFLEQKVGVARRSVQSGQGFSHDAVEAEFAARRARVADRA; translated from the coding sequence ATGGTCAAAGCCGCAGTCTTTACGATGAAACTGGAATCAGACCTGCGCGACGAGTTCATGGCGGAGGCCGATGCCCTGCATCGCCCGGCATCGCAGCTTGTGCGTGAACTGATGCGGGACTTTGTCGATCGGCAGCGCCATGCGCGCGACCACGCAGACTTTCTGGAGCAGAAGGTTGGGGTGGCGCGAAGATCCGTCCAGTCTGGGCAGGGTTTTTCCCATGACGCGGTCGAGGCGGAATTCGCCGCGCGACGTGCGCGGGTTGCCGATCGGGCGTGA
- a CDS encoding LytR/AlgR family response regulator transcription factor produces MTIRTILVDDESLAIQGLQLRLQAHEDVDIIETCTNGREAIRAIKTHKPDLVFLDIQMPGFDGFSVVQGLMEVEPPLVIFCTAYSDHAIRAFEAQAVDYLMKPVDEGRLADALDRVRQRLNEKRQVHEVEKLREVLAEVAPQAMTDFANDDDAPASNRFEKLINIKDRGQIFRVDVDSIERIDAAGDYMCIYTADNSLILRETMKDLEKRLDPRNFQRVHRSTIVNLSQVRQVKPHTNGECFLVLESGAQVKVSRSYRDVVARFVH; encoded by the coding sequence ATGACCATCAGAACAATCCTCGTCGACGACGAAAGCCTGGCCATTCAGGGCCTCCAGCTGCGTCTGCAAGCGCATGAGGATGTCGACATTATCGAAACCTGCACCAACGGCCGTGAAGCGATCCGCGCGATCAAGACGCATAAACCCGACCTTGTGTTCCTCGATATTCAAATGCCCGGCTTCGACGGCTTTTCCGTCGTGCAGGGTTTGATGGAGGTGGAGCCGCCGCTCGTTATCTTCTGCACCGCCTATAGCGACCATGCGATCCGCGCGTTCGAAGCGCAGGCGGTCGACTATCTGATGAAGCCGGTCGATGAAGGCCGACTGGCCGACGCACTTGACCGGGTGCGCCAGCGCCTGAACGAAAAGCGGCAGGTGCACGAAGTGGAGAAGCTGCGCGAAGTGCTGGCCGAAGTCGCGCCCCAGGCGATGACCGATTTCGCCAACGACGATGATGCACCCGCGTCAAACCGCTTCGAAAAGCTCATCAACATCAAGGATCGCGGTCAGATCTTCCGCGTCGATGTCGATTCGATTGAGCGGATCGACGCGGCAGGCGACTATATGTGCATCTATACCGCCGACAATTCTTTGATCCTGCGCGAAACGATGAAGGATCTGGAAAAGCGGCTCGACCCCCGCAACTTCCAGCGCGTCCATCGTTCGACCATCGTCAACCTGTCCCAGGTGCGGCAGGTGAAGCCCCACACCAATGGCGAATGTTTCCTGGTGTTGGAAAGCGGCGCGCAGGTGAAGGTCAGCCGCTCCTATCGCGACGTCGTCGCCCGGTTCGTGCATTGA
- the rpmB gene encoding 50S ribosomal protein L28, with protein sequence MSRICELTGKGRQVGHNVSHANNKTKRVFLPNLQNVSLISETLETSIKLRVSTHGLRSVEHNGGLDNWLVKTSDDKLSLKARRLKRDIVKKKAAVAA encoded by the coding sequence ATGTCGCGCATTTGCGAGCTGACCGGCAAGGGTCGCCAGGTGGGTCACAATGTTTCCCACGCCAATAACAAGACCAAGCGCGTGTTCCTGCCGAACCTGCAGAACGTGTCGCTGATCTCCGAAACCCTGGAAACCAGCATCAAGCTGCGCGTGTCGACCCATGGTCTGCGTTCGGTCGAGCATAATGGCGGCCTGGACAACTGGCTGGTCAAGACCAGCGACGACAAGCTGTCGCTCAAGGCTCGCCGCCTGAAGCGCGACATCGTCAAGAAGAAGGCTGCCGTCGCAGCCTGA
- a CDS encoding nucleoside deaminase: protein MAPPFPLPAPMRRALDLARMAQAAGEVPIGAVVTKNGAIMGEGENRNRRDKDPTAHAEIVAMRAAAIHLNDFRLTGCDLWVTLEPCPMCAGAISHARIARLYYAVGDPKGGAIEQGPRLFAQPQCLHRPDVYGGLAEAEASALLRDFFAARR, encoded by the coding sequence ATGGCACCGCCCTTCCCCCTGCCCGCGCCCATGCGCCGCGCCCTCGACCTTGCGCGCATGGCGCAGGCGGCGGGCGAGGTGCCGATCGGTGCGGTCGTCACGAAGAACGGCGCGATCATGGGCGAAGGCGAAAATCGCAATCGCCGCGATAAGGATCCGACCGCCCATGCCGAAATCGTCGCGATGCGCGCGGCGGCCATCCATCTGAACGACTTCCGCCTGACCGGCTGCGACCTGTGGGTTACGCTGGAGCCGTGCCCGATGTGCGCGGGCGCCATCTCTCACGCGCGGATCGCCCGGCTCTATTATGCGGTGGGCGATCCGAAAGGGGGCGCGATCGAACAGGGACCGCGCCTCTTCGCGCAGCCACAATGCCTGCACCGGCCGGATGTCTATGGCGGCCTAGCCGAAGCGGAAGCTTCAGCGTTGCTGCGCGACTTTTTCGCCGCCCGGCGCTGA
- a CDS encoding GtrA family protein has product MKILSRLTYEQQALLWQIVRYGVTGLFVTACQAVIYWTLAAPIGLHPQTANFIGYVAAVVIGYVSHSAFTFRGQGGRDTHGARGVKFVAVSLISYALNALWVYLCVSHMRWPEWSPIPAMIFVTPAAVFALNRQWVFR; this is encoded by the coding sequence ATGAAAATCCTGTCCCGACTGACATATGAGCAGCAGGCCCTGTTGTGGCAGATCGTCCGCTATGGCGTGACCGGCCTGTTCGTGACCGCGTGCCAGGCGGTGATCTACTGGACCCTCGCCGCACCGATCGGCCTGCATCCGCAGACCGCAAATTTCATCGGCTATGTCGCGGCGGTCGTGATCGGCTATGTCAGCCACAGCGCCTTCACCTTTCGCGGCCAGGGCGGGCGCGACACCCATGGCGCACGCGGCGTGAAGTTCGTGGCCGTCTCGCTCATCAGCTATGCGCTCAATGCGCTGTGGGTCTATCTGTGCGTCAGCCATATGCGATGGCCGGAATGGTCGCCCATCCCGGCCATGATCTTCGTGACACCGGCCGCGGTGTTCGCGCTCAATCGGCAATGGGTGTTTCGGTAG
- a CDS encoding glycine zipper 2TM domain-containing protein, with product MKTKFLVNLGAALAMGAASMAITATPAMARDGYYRGYDRGDYYRGGYDRGGYDRGYRGDRYYRGGYDRGYRGDGYYRNNGYRGYRGGYRCRDNGTGGTIIGAIAGGLLGNEVGRGSGRYGRRGDGTTGAIIGAGVGALAGRAIDRNC from the coding sequence ATGAAGACGAAATTTCTTGTAAATCTGGGCGCGGCGCTGGCGATGGGCGCAGCCTCCATGGCTATCACGGCGACCCCGGCGATGGCGCGTGACGGCTATTATCGCGGCTACGACCGCGGCGACTATTATCGCGGTGGCTATGATCGCGGTGGGTATGACCGGGGTTATCGCGGGGACCGCTATTATCGTGGCGGTTACGACCGCGGCTATCGCGGTGACGGCTATTACCGCAACAATGGCTATCGTGGCTATCGCGGCGGTTATCGCTGCCGGGACAATGGCACGGGCGGCACCATTATCGGCGCGATCGCCGGTGGCCTGCTCGGTAATGAAGTCGGCCGGGGTTCGGGCCGTTATGGCCGCCGTGGCGACGGCACGACCGGCGCCATCATCGGCGCGGGCGTAGGCGCCCTTGCCGGCCGGGCGATCGATCGCAACTGCTAA
- a CDS encoding type II toxin-antitoxin system RelE/ParE family toxin: MIVRWTPEARQDRSDIWDYLVALDPCAAMRMDEQFSVAVARLADFPMLGHEGAMPGTRELTPHPGYRLVYEVDGDTVWILTLVHAMRLWPPVR, from the coding sequence GTGATCGTCCGTTGGACGCCGGAGGCGCGGCAGGACCGATCGGACATCTGGGATTATCTGGTTGCGCTTGATCCATGCGCTGCCATGCGGATGGACGAGCAGTTCAGCGTCGCTGTAGCGCGGCTGGCGGACTTTCCGATGCTTGGCCATGAAGGTGCAATGCCGGGCACGCGGGAACTGACACCACATCCCGGTTATCGTCTGGTCTATGAAGTGGATGGCGACACGGTCTGGATATTGACGCTGGTCCACGCCATGCGCCTTTGGCCACCTGTTCGTTAA
- a CDS encoding esterase-like activity of phytase family protein, with product MQQILIVLVLAVLLLPAPHMSKPEAVQAGALLVTARALPLSSIDPQLNHVGTLSYLGGWELTSANPGFGGISALLLSPAGDMLGLSDSGILMGFRVGPGDGDGHPFIAPLPIRAKDRHRPWWAWDSESMTHDPTTGRYWVGFELQQAICRYAPGFSRVEACRTWPEIMAWPKTGSIESLARLPDGRFLAIGEMGMTPDGRHDSLLFAGDPAEASTPAPMHLRYTPPPGYRPTDVVALDDRHLLVLNRRLTLERLFTTTIAIIDLPERLEPGAELKARILARLAPPLLTDNFEGLAVSREKGRPIVWIVSDDNHEFFQRTLLLKFAMDEAATAKGR from the coding sequence ATGCAGCAAATCCTGATCGTCCTTGTCCTTGCCGTCCTGTTGCTGCCCGCGCCCCATATGAGCAAGCCGGAGGCAGTTCAGGCCGGGGCGCTGCTGGTCACGGCCCGCGCGCTGCCGCTTAGCAGCATCGATCCACAGCTGAACCATGTCGGCACTCTCTCCTATCTGGGCGGATGGGAACTGACGAGCGCGAACCCGGGATTTGGCGGCATTTCCGCCCTGCTGCTGTCCCCGGCGGGCGATATGCTAGGCCTGAGCGATTCAGGCATTTTGATGGGCTTCCGCGTCGGGCCGGGCGATGGCGACGGGCACCCCTTCATCGCGCCGCTCCCCATTCGTGCGAAGGACCGCCACCGCCCCTGGTGGGCGTGGGATTCGGAATCGATGACCCACGATCCGACGACGGGTCGTTATTGGGTGGGGTTCGAGCTGCAACAGGCAATCTGCCGCTACGCCCCCGGTTTTTCGCGGGTGGAGGCGTGCCGGACCTGGCCGGAGATCATGGCCTGGCCCAAGACCGGTTCGATCGAATCGTTGGCGCGCCTGCCCGACGGGCGGTTTCTGGCGATCGGCGAGATGGGCATGACCCCGGACGGGCGGCACGACAGTCTGCTCTTTGCCGGCGATCCGGCGGAGGCCAGCACGCCAGCGCCGATGCATCTGCGCTACACGCCACCGCCCGGCTATCGGCCGACCGACGTGGTGGCGCTGGACGATCGGCACCTGCTGGTGCTGAACCGCCGCCTGACACTGGAGCGACTGTTCACCACGACGATCGCGATTATCGACCTGCCCGAACGGTTGGAGCCGGGCGCGGAGCTCAAGGCGCGCATCCTTGCCCGTCTGGCTCCGCCGCTGCTTACCGATAATTTCGAGGGGCTGGCGGTGAGCCGCGAAAAAGGGCGGCCGATCGTCTGGATCGTGTCCGACGACAATCACGAATTCTTCCAGCGGACGCTGCTGTTGAAATTTGCGATGGATGAGGCGGCGACTGCGAAGGGGCGTTGA